Proteins from a genomic interval of Mesobacillus sp. S13:
- a CDS encoding YciI family protein yields MEPQQFIYVLRLMPEYLVESNWTNETNEIVGRHFESLKRLLAKGTVIMAGRTTTMDETAFGIVVFTAESQGEAERIMLSDPAVVEGVMTAELHPFRIALASMQV; encoded by the coding sequence ATGGAGCCTCAACAGTTTATTTACGTTCTTCGGCTTATGCCAGAGTACCTGGTGGAAAGCAACTGGACGAATGAAACGAACGAAATCGTCGGAAGGCATTTTGAGAGTTTAAAACGTCTATTAGCAAAAGGGACGGTCATAATGGCAGGAAGAACAACGACGATGGATGAGACTGCCTTTGGCATCGTGGTGTTTACAGCGGAATCCCAGGGAGAGGCTGAGAGGATAATGCTGAGCGATCCGGCTGTTGTGGAGGGAGTCATGACGGCAGAGCTTCACCCTTTCCGTATCGCCTTAGCGAGTATGCAAGTATAA
- a CDS encoding YycH family regulatory protein codes for MTYENIKSVILTFLVALSGFLTWNIWTYQPEYELVNNQRTVEEINIATQKELKKIVKPHQIIYHVGGKQFGSVDNGHIDDLIGVISKWKYFDVEQYPGRISDFNERIVQGENTEIIFPDEIPIELYKRVLNIDEKNIPKFDFDRIIINSETQQKQEGIVYFYSQKNQEVYVSNVSPSYINSFTKKYYDTSKRLTPYFLYTVSDIRKIYLPTEEVNMVMHTYYQNPLDSEQFKDALFADPSFVQRSVVEGVEEYTDDASKMIVDTQTNMINYVNPVRTGDSVIGTNNVLQKSIEFVNSHGGWTETYRYVYKDDFNQNVLFRLYSKEGYPVFNQIGMSEIYQQWRQSEISRYVRPGFHLELPLNPDVVTKTLPSGYEALEYLQSKKDFKLELLQNLMPGYYMTQGPENSLILLEPGWFYLYDQQWRQLIWEEELNNGLE; via the coding sequence ATGACATATGAAAATATAAAATCTGTTATTTTAACATTTCTCGTCGCGCTGAGTGGTTTTTTAACCTGGAATATTTGGACATACCAGCCGGAATATGAGTTGGTCAACAATCAAAGAACAGTTGAAGAAATCAACATTGCCACACAGAAGGAACTTAAGAAAATCGTTAAGCCACACCAGATTATTTATCATGTAGGCGGGAAACAGTTTGGCTCTGTAGACAATGGCCATATTGATGATCTTATTGGAGTCATTTCGAAATGGAAATACTTTGATGTGGAACAATATCCCGGACGAATCAGTGATTTTAATGAAAGAATAGTCCAGGGTGAAAATACCGAAATCATTTTTCCGGATGAAATACCGATCGAACTCTATAAAAGAGTATTGAATATTGACGAGAAGAATATCCCGAAGTTTGATTTTGACAGGATTATCATCAATTCAGAAACCCAGCAAAAGCAAGAAGGAATAGTCTATTTTTACTCGCAAAAAAACCAGGAAGTCTATGTAAGCAATGTCAGTCCTTCCTATATAAATAGTTTTACAAAAAAATACTATGATACTTCAAAAAGGCTGACGCCATATTTCCTATATACCGTTTCAGACATTAGGAAGATCTATCTGCCAACCGAAGAAGTGAATATGGTGATGCATACCTATTATCAAAATCCATTGGATTCAGAACAGTTCAAGGATGCGCTATTTGCGGATCCGAGCTTTGTTCAGCGCAGTGTGGTGGAGGGTGTTGAAGAATACACAGATGATGCCAGCAAAATGATCGTGGATACGCAAACCAATATGATTAACTATGTGAATCCAGTTCGGACTGGTGATTCGGTTATCGGCACGAACAATGTTCTACAGAAAAGCATCGAGTTTGTGAATAGCCATGGCGGCTGGACAGAAACGTACCGATATGTGTATAAGGATGATTTTAACCAGAATGTCCTTTTCCGACTGTACAGCAAGGAAGGGTACCCTGTGTTTAACCAAATAGGGATGTCAGAGATCTATCAGCAGTGGAGACAATCGGAAATCAGCAGATATGTGCGCCCAGGATTCCACCTGGAACTGCCTTTGAATCCGGATGTCGTCACAAAGACATTGCCGTCCGGATATGAAGCGCTGGAGTACCTGCAAAGCAAGAAGGATTTCAAGCTGGAGCTGCTTCAAAACCTTATGCCTGGCTATTACATGACTCAGGGACCAGAAAATTCATTGATTCTGCTGGAGCCGGGCTGGTTCTATTTATATGATCAGCAGTGGAGGCAGCTGATATGGGAGGAGGAATTGAATAATGGATTGGAGTAG
- a CDS encoding S1C family serine protease has translation MGYYDQDYQSRYKPQNSRKGGFFWASLAGAVIGALLVIFSIPLLANLDVLPYKIEPHNQTAVTDEKPAEESEDGNTSKKNVSIDVYSQITEAVDKAGDAVVGITNIQESTSFWGQSQESGGTGSGVIYKKEGGKAYIVTNHHVVAEASALEVSLSDGTKIPAKLLGSDIWTDLAVLEVSADQIEVVAEFGNSDNLKPGEPVIAIGNPLGLTFSGSVTQGIISGLERAIPVDINQDGTPDWQAEVLQTDAAINPGNSGGALINIDGQVVGINSMKIAQSAVEGIGLSIPINYAAPIIEDLEKTGEVQRPFMGVELASVNEISSYHQQNTLKLPKEVNYGVAIRGVQPNSPAAQAGLKEYDVIIEMDGAEIRDVVDLRKHLYNKKKVGDDMQVKYYRNGQLEETTMKLGGETL, from the coding sequence TTGGGTTATTATGATCAGGATTATCAAAGTCGGTATAAACCGCAAAATAGCAGGAAAGGCGGCTTTTTCTGGGCCAGCCTGGCAGGTGCAGTCATTGGTGCATTATTGGTGATCTTCTCGATTCCTCTATTAGCTAACTTGGATGTGTTGCCATACAAAATAGAACCTCATAACCAAACAGCTGTAACTGATGAAAAGCCTGCGGAAGAAAGTGAAGATGGCAATACTTCTAAAAAAAATGTATCCATTGATGTCTACTCGCAGATCACTGAAGCCGTCGACAAGGCGGGAGATGCTGTAGTGGGCATTACGAATATCCAGGAGAGCACGAGCTTCTGGGGGCAATCCCAGGAATCGGGCGGAACGGGATCTGGCGTAATTTATAAGAAAGAGGGCGGCAAAGCCTATATCGTCACAAACCATCATGTTGTGGCTGAAGCCTCTGCACTAGAGGTAAGTTTGAGCGACGGAACGAAAATACCTGCCAAGCTCTTAGGAAGCGATATCTGGACTGACCTGGCTGTATTGGAAGTCTCAGCCGATCAGATTGAGGTTGTTGCTGAATTCGGAAACTCAGACAACTTGAAACCAGGTGAACCGGTCATAGCAATTGGTAACCCACTCGGACTAACTTTTTCAGGATCTGTTACACAGGGAATCATCTCTGGTTTAGAACGGGCGATTCCAGTCGATATCAACCAGGACGGAACCCCCGATTGGCAAGCAGAAGTTTTACAGACTGATGCAGCAATTAACCCTGGCAACAGTGGAGGGGCTTTGATTAATATCGATGGCCAGGTGGTGGGCATTAACTCGATGAAAATTGCCCAAAGTGCTGTAGAAGGAATCGGTTTATCGATCCCAATCAATTACGCGGCTCCAATCATCGAGGATTTGGAGAAAACAGGGGAAGTACAGCGGCCATTCATGGGCGTTGAATTGGCCTCAGTCAATGAAATTTCATCTTACCACCAGCAGAATACTCTGAAGCTTCCTAAGGAAGTGAACTACGGTGTGGCAATCAGAGGTGTACAGCCAAATTCACCGGCTGCCCAGGCAGGATTGAAGGAGTATGATGTCATTATTGAAATGGATGGTGCGGAAATTCGTGACGTCGTTGACCTCCGCAAGCATCTTTACAATAAAAAGAAGGTTGGCGACGATATGCAGGTCAAGTACTATCGAAATGGCCAGCTGGAAGAAACAACAATGAAGTTGGGTGGAGAAACATTATAG
- the yycF gene encoding response regulator YycF, whose protein sequence is MEKKILVVDDEKPIADILQFNLKKEGYDVYCAYDGNQAVEMVEEVQPDLILLDIMLPMRDGMEVCREVRKKYEMPIIMLTAKDSEIDKVLGLELGADDYVTKPFSTRELIARVKANLRRHQQNAIKEDEQEESNEISVGSLTIHPDAYVVSKRGETIELTHREFELLHYLAKHIGQVMTREHLLQTVWGYDYYGDVRTVDVTVRRLREKIEDNPSHPTWIVTRRGVGYYLRNSEQE, encoded by the coding sequence ATGGAAAAGAAAATACTCGTAGTAGACGATGAAAAACCAATTGCAGATATTTTACAGTTTAATCTAAAAAAAGAGGGCTATGATGTTTACTGTGCATATGATGGGAATCAGGCAGTTGAGATGGTGGAGGAAGTCCAGCCAGATTTGATCCTGCTGGATATCATGCTGCCGATGCGTGATGGCATGGAAGTATGCCGTGAGGTCCGTAAAAAATATGAGATGCCGATTATCATGCTGACTGCTAAAGACTCTGAAATTGATAAGGTTCTCGGACTTGAACTTGGAGCGGATGATTATGTCACCAAGCCCTTCAGCACAAGGGAATTGATTGCCAGGGTAAAAGCAAACCTGCGTCGCCATCAGCAGAATGCCATCAAAGAAGATGAACAGGAAGAATCCAATGAAATTTCGGTTGGTTCCTTGACGATCCACCCGGATGCTTATGTTGTTTCTAAAAGAGGAGAAACGATTGAATTGACGCATCGTGAATTCGAGCTTCTCCATTATCTTGCCAAGCATATTGGACAAGTCATGACAAGGGAGCACTTGCTGCAAACGGTATGGGGTTATGACTACTATGGAGATGTCCGAACAGTAGACGTAACGGTGAGACGTCTTCGCGAAAAAATCGAAGATAATCCAAGCCACCCGACATGGATCGTGACAAGACGAGGAGTAGGATACTATTTGAGAAACTCTGAGCAGGAGTAA
- the walK gene encoding cell wall metabolism sensor histidine kinase WalK, translated as MKKVGFFRSIHLKFVIIYVLLILVAMQIIGVYFVRKLETTLMTNYQDSIKSRVDLLVYDIQEELVKERGKEDPTKEEAIREILRDYKANDISEIRVIDGSSFKVLGTSSSTNQGMVGQRTPDVKIKRSIIFEEDEDGIQLKGNDRVWVLSTPIMHNSEAIGAVYLVAQIDDIFEQMNDINKILATGTAIALIFTAILGILLAQTITRPISDMRKQALAMTRGNFSRKVKVYGYDEIGQLAITFNNLTKKLQEAQATTEGEKRKLSSVISYMTDGVISTDRKGRIILINDPATQMLGVPRETVLSQPLVSVLGLDENYTFEDLLQEKDSIVLDYSTKSKPFILRANFSVIQKESGFVNGLIAVLYDITEQEKIDMERREFVANVSHELRTPLTTMRSYLEALAEGAWRDEEIAPNFLETTRGETERMIRLVNDLLQLSKLDSVDYRLSKEWVNFPIFFNRIIDRFEMTKEQNVSFKREITEDAIFVEIDEDKITQVLDNIISNAMKYSPEGGKITFEVKELDDQIVASISDEGVGIPKDNLDKIFDRFYRVDKARTRKLGGTGLGLAIAKEMVNAHGGRIWAESVEGKGTTVQFTLPYDRSAEDDWS; from the coding sequence ATGAAAAAGGTAGGTTTCTTTCGCTCCATTCATCTTAAATTTGTGATTATTTATGTCCTGCTTATTCTGGTTGCCATGCAAATCATCGGAGTTTACTTTGTCCGCAAACTTGAGACGACCCTGATGACGAATTACCAGGATTCTATAAAATCCCGTGTGGACCTGCTGGTTTATGATATACAGGAAGAGCTAGTCAAGGAGCGCGGAAAGGAAGATCCGACGAAAGAGGAAGCGATCAGGGAGATTTTAAGAGATTATAAAGCCAATGATATTTCTGAAATCCGGGTAATTGACGGAAGCAGCTTTAAAGTACTAGGTACATCAAGTTCCACTAATCAGGGAATGGTGGGGCAAAGGACACCTGATGTCAAAATCAAGCGTTCGATCATCTTTGAAGAAGATGAAGACGGAATCCAGTTGAAAGGCAATGATAGGGTTTGGGTACTGTCCACACCTATCATGCATAACAGTGAAGCAATAGGCGCTGTCTATCTTGTAGCCCAGATTGATGATATCTTTGAGCAGATGAATGATATCAATAAAATCCTGGCTACCGGAACAGCCATTGCCCTGATTTTTACAGCCATTTTGGGCATCTTGCTGGCACAGACGATCACGAGGCCGATATCTGATATGCGTAAACAAGCCCTGGCCATGACGCGCGGCAATTTTTCCAGGAAGGTAAAAGTGTATGGCTACGATGAAATTGGCCAACTTGCGATCACTTTCAACAATCTGACGAAGAAGCTGCAGGAAGCCCAGGCAACAACTGAAGGGGAGAAAAGGAAGCTGTCCTCTGTCATTTCCTATATGACCGACGGAGTCATTTCGACTGACCGGAAGGGACGCATCATCCTGATCAATGACCCTGCGACACAGATGCTTGGTGTTCCACGTGAAACAGTGCTGTCACAACCCTTGGTTTCCGTGCTTGGACTGGATGAAAACTATACGTTTGAAGATTTACTGCAGGAGAAAGATTCAATCGTCCTGGATTACAGTACGAAAAGCAAGCCATTTATCCTTCGGGCAAACTTTTCTGTGATTCAGAAGGAAAGTGGCTTTGTGAATGGATTGATTGCTGTTCTGTACGATATCACGGAACAAGAGAAAATTGATATGGAGAGACGCGAATTTGTTGCGAATGTTTCCCATGAACTGCGTACTCCACTGACAACGATGCGCAGCTATCTCGAAGCGTTAGCGGAAGGAGCTTGGAGGGATGAGGAAATCGCTCCAAACTTCCTAGAGACGACCAGAGGTGAAACAGAGCGGATGATCCGGCTTGTTAACGATTTGCTCCAGCTTTCAAAACTGGATAGCGTCGATTATCGCCTTTCAAAAGAATGGGTCAACTTTCCGATCTTTTTTAACAGGATCATTGACCGATTTGAAATGACGAAGGAACAAAATGTTTCCTTCAAAAGGGAAATCACAGAGGATGCGATTTTCGTAGAAATAGATGAAGATAAAATTACGCAAGTACTTGATAATATCATTTCTAATGCTATGAAGTATTCACCTGAAGGCGGAAAAATTACGTTCGAAGTGAAAGAGCTGGATGACCAGATTGTCGCTAGCATCTCTGACGAAGGGGTCGGCATCCCGAAAGATAATCTTGATAAAATTTTCGACCGCTTTTACCGTGTCGATAAAGCCAGGACAAGGAAACTTGGCGGTACAGGACTTGGGCTGGCCATCGCCAAGGAAATGGTCAATGCCCATGGCGGCAGAATATGGGCAGAAAGTGTGGAGGGAAAGGGAACTACTGTTCAATTTACGCTTCCATATGACCGAAGTGCAGAGGATGATTGGTCATGA
- the rlmH gene encoding 23S rRNA (pseudouridine(1915)-N(3))-methyltransferase RlmH: MNISIVTVGKLKEKYLKQGIEEYLKRLGSYAKVEVIEVPDEKAPEELSETEMVQVKQKEGERILAKIGPDAYVIALAINGKLKSSEELADTLDKLATYGKSKIAFVIGGSLGLSDEVLKRADEQLSFSKMTFPHQLMRLILVEQIYRAYRINRGEPYHK, from the coding sequence GTGAATATCTCAATCGTGACGGTTGGCAAATTAAAAGAAAAATACCTCAAGCAAGGGATTGAGGAGTACTTAAAACGTCTGGGAAGCTATGCAAAAGTGGAAGTGATCGAGGTGCCTGACGAAAAAGCGCCCGAGGAATTGAGTGAAACCGAAATGGTCCAGGTCAAGCAAAAAGAAGGCGAACGGATCCTCGCAAAAATTGGCCCTGATGCCTATGTGATCGCCCTCGCCATTAACGGAAAGCTCAAGTCATCAGAAGAACTTGCCGACACACTCGATAAACTAGCCACATACGGAAAAAGCAAAATCGCTTTCGTTATCGGCGGATCCCTAGGGCTGAGCGATGAAGTACTGAAAAGAGCCGATGAACAACTATCCTTCTCTAAAATGACATTCCCTCACCAACTAATGCGATTGATCCTCGTTGAGCAAATTTATCGGGCTTACAGGATAAATCGCGGTGAACCGTACCATAAATAG
- a CDS encoding CxxH/CxxC protein, protein MKYCCGEHVELALDEAVDEFETAPQLTKLESVDKSEFICGYCGQPAIYIVANE, encoded by the coding sequence ATGAAGTATTGTTGCGGTGAACATGTAGAATTGGCGCTGGATGAAGCGGTTGATGAGTTTGAAACAGCACCTCAATTAACGAAATTAGAGTCTGTTGATAAGTCGGAGTTTATCTGTGGATACTGTGGACAACCTGCTATATATATTGTGGCGAACGAATGA
- a CDS encoding diguanylate cyclase, which translates to MKVEKKKWYIADLFDGVAGGSLGMILMYYSIQVTSETIVDLRFIPVMLLTLFIGIRPALLCGVIIIVGRFLYGVTLSAYGAMVLMILIMLFYFIISRLLNKNVNLNKKSSLMILATNLVFTVIITILVRDFGVLKILVPSYWGIAYLGGFVSVFFVNFQRKSHFLLERYKEEASIDYLTGLNNVRQFDYIFNMFVKNAKEKGEKLSLLTLDIDYFKKVNDTYGHPAGDKILIELGQVLKNNTRSFDIVSRNGGEEFSVILPDCPNHQAMEIAERIRESVSQHSFPIDEKQQINITVSIGVATYPETVHDPEEIVKKADKCLYVAKQSGRNRVSSICHH; encoded by the coding sequence TTGAAAGTAGAAAAAAAGAAATGGTATATTGCGGATTTATTTGATGGAGTTGCAGGTGGTTCATTAGGAATGATCCTTATGTATTATTCCATTCAGGTAACAAGTGAGACAATTGTAGACTTAAGGTTTATTCCAGTCATGCTGCTCACTTTGTTTATTGGGATTCGGCCGGCTTTGCTTTGTGGGGTGATCATCATTGTTGGCAGATTTCTATATGGTGTTACTCTATCTGCATATGGTGCAATGGTTTTAATGATTTTGATCATGCTGTTTTATTTTATCATTAGCCGATTATTGAACAAGAATGTGAACCTGAATAAGAAAAGTTCATTAATGATTCTTGCCACCAATCTCGTTTTTACAGTGATTATAACTATTCTAGTCAGAGATTTTGGTGTATTGAAGATTTTGGTGCCATCTTATTGGGGAATCGCATATCTTGGTGGATTCGTAAGTGTTTTTTTTGTTAATTTCCAAAGAAAGTCTCATTTTTTATTAGAAAGATACAAGGAAGAAGCATCAATCGATTACTTAACGGGATTAAACAATGTACGTCAATTTGATTATATCTTTAACATGTTTGTGAAAAATGCGAAGGAAAAAGGAGAAAAGCTCTCACTCCTTACATTGGATATTGATTATTTTAAAAAAGTGAATGATACATACGGCCATCCGGCTGGAGATAAAATACTGATCGAACTAGGCCAGGTCCTAAAAAATAACACCAGGTCTTTTGATATTGTTTCAAGAAATGGAGGAGAAGAATTCTCTGTAATCTTACCTGACTGTCCGAATCATCAAGCCATGGAGATTGCCGAGAGGATTCGAGAATCTGTGTCCCAACATTCTTTTCCTATTGATGAAAAACAACAAATTAACATTACAGTTTCAATCGGGGTGGCTACTTATCCAGAAACGGTCCATGATCCTGAAGAAATTGTTAAAAAGGCAGATAAGTGTCTTTATGTGGCAAAGCAATCGGGCAGGAATAGGGTAAGCAGCATTTGTCATCATTAG
- a CDS encoding quinone oxidoreductase family protein, protein MKALVFEHFGGPEVLAYKDISDPIIGSDEVLVRTKAIGLNFADIYRRKGNYHLTGQPPYILGYEGAGIVEEVGSGVSSVKIGDRIGFADVPFANAELVAVPIEKAIPLPESISFETAASILLQGLTAHYLVHDSYAIKSGDIAVIHAAAGGVGQLLIQMVHLLGGKTIGLTSSKNKAEMALKAGAEEVFLYHENWADKIMQVTNGNGADVVFESVGSTLSESFSATKVGGTVVFFGMAGGDPQPVDPRMLMDTSKTLTGGDLWNVLISRTERINRALQLFKWIENGELLIQSPITFKLKDGQEAHQLLESRRSTGKILLLP, encoded by the coding sequence ATGAAAGCTTTAGTATTCGAACACTTTGGCGGTCCAGAAGTTTTAGCATACAAAGATATAAGTGATCCAATTATCGGGTCAGACGAAGTCCTTGTCAGAACAAAAGCAATCGGATTAAACTTTGCAGATATTTATCGAAGGAAAGGTAACTATCATTTAACAGGACAGCCTCCATACATCCTGGGTTATGAAGGTGCTGGAATTGTTGAGGAAGTTGGCAGTGGAGTATCTTCTGTTAAGATTGGGGATCGAATTGGATTTGCTGATGTTCCTTTTGCCAACGCAGAACTTGTGGCGGTACCTATAGAAAAAGCCATCCCGCTTCCAGAAAGTATTTCTTTCGAGACTGCAGCATCTATTCTGCTTCAGGGCTTAACTGCTCATTACCTCGTACATGACAGCTATGCTATTAAATCCGGAGATATTGCAGTCATACATGCAGCAGCAGGTGGAGTTGGACAATTATTAATTCAAATGGTTCATCTACTTGGCGGAAAAACAATAGGACTTACCTCTTCTAAAAATAAAGCAGAAATGGCCCTAAAAGCGGGAGCAGAGGAAGTATTCCTCTACCATGAAAATTGGGCAGACAAAATCATGCAAGTAACGAATGGGAATGGAGCAGATGTAGTTTTCGAATCAGTCGGTTCTACATTATCAGAAAGTTTTTCTGCAACTAAAGTAGGCGGTACGGTGGTATTCTTTGGTATGGCCGGCGGTGACCCTCAACCCGTGGATCCAAGAATGTTAATGGATACTTCGAAGACCCTAACAGGCGGCGACCTCTGGAATGTCCTTATTTCAAGAACAGAAAGAATAAACCGCGCACTGCAGTTGTTCAAGTGGATAGAGAATGGAGAATTACTCATACAGTCCCCTATCACATTCAAATTAAAGGACGGGCAGGAGGCTCATCAATTACTTGAAAGTCGCAGGAGCACAGGCAAAATTTTATTACTACCATAG
- a CDS encoding MBL fold metallo-hydrolase: protein MSLHFSVLASGSTGNAIYVETEGQSFLVDAGLSGKQMEALFKQIGRNMKDLSGILVTHEHSDHIKGIGIVARKYKLPIYANEKTWKAMDGLIGEVPLEQKFSFDMETVKAFGGLDIESFGVSHDAAEPMFYVFHKDGKKLVLITDTGYVSDRMKGIISNADAYVFESNHDVQMLRMGRYPWSVKRRILSDYGHVSNEDAAVAMSEVAGDKTKRIYLAHLSTDNNMKDLARMSVTQTLEGKGILVGEQFDLLDTDPKTPTPLTTI from the coding sequence ATGAGTTTGCATTTTAGTGTTCTCGCCAGCGGGAGTACGGGAAATGCGATCTATGTGGAGACGGAGGGCCAATCCTTTTTGGTGGATGCTGGATTGAGCGGCAAACAGATGGAGGCATTATTCAAGCAAATCGGCCGCAATATGAAAGACCTCTCTGGTATATTAGTGACGCATGAACATAGCGATCATATAAAAGGCATAGGAATCGTTGCCCGTAAGTATAAGCTGCCAATCTATGCGAATGAAAAGACTTGGAAAGCGATGGACGGCTTGATTGGGGAAGTCCCGCTAGAGCAGAAATTCTCTTTTGACATGGAAACCGTGAAAGCCTTTGGCGGTCTGGATATTGAATCCTTCGGTGTCTCGCATGACGCGGCAGAGCCGATGTTCTACGTATTCCATAAAGACGGCAAAAAGTTGGTGCTCATCACGGACACTGGCTATGTCAGCGACCGGATGAAGGGGATCATCTCCAATGCTGATGCCTATGTGTTCGAAAGCAACCATGATGTCCAGATGCTGAGGATGGGGAGATATCCATGGAGCGTCAAGCGACGGATCCTGAGTGATTATGGTCATGTCTCGAATGAGGATGCAGCTGTCGCGATGAGCGAGGTCGCAGGGGATAAGACAAAACGGATTTATCTGGCTCATTTAAGCACGGATAACAACATGAAGGACCTTGCCAGGATGTCAGTCACCCAAACCCTGGAAGGCAAAGGCATCTTAGTTGGAGAGCAGTTCGATTTGCTAGATACAGATCCGAAGACTCCAACTCCTTTGACAACAATTTAG
- a CDS encoding two-component system regulatory protein YycI: MDWSRIKTIFILTFLVLDVYLVYQFNNTRDAAQYEIPKEATLEEKLKNDDITYVELPDIKKKEQYLSVRTKVFTTEEMAKTKGQTVSLGDGTSIEAKLDKPFKLTSKFQPAELSDFIKANIFAGEEYKFWSKNDEGKTITYYQEHDNKTFYYNSNAKLTFYFNENNEVTSYKQTYVEIIDELSEAEELLPPLRAVETLYKKGLIKPKSKITDFKLGYSTLVSLTASHVVTPTWRIEVNGKENLFVHAFEGRVIPLSDGEIKVTE, encoded by the coding sequence ATGGATTGGAGTAGGATCAAGACAATCTTTATTCTTACGTTCCTCGTCCTCGATGTCTATCTTGTCTATCAGTTCAATAATACGAGGGATGCTGCCCAGTATGAAATCCCAAAGGAAGCGACCTTGGAGGAAAAGCTGAAGAATGATGATATCACCTATGTTGAACTCCCTGATATCAAAAAGAAAGAGCAGTATCTAAGTGTGCGGACGAAAGTCTTCACGACCGAGGAGATGGCAAAGACCAAAGGGCAGACAGTCAGTCTGGGGGATGGGACTTCTATTGAAGCTAAGCTGGACAAGCCGTTTAAATTAACGAGCAAGTTCCAGCCGGCCGAGCTGTCTGATTTTATAAAAGCGAACATTTTTGCTGGTGAAGAGTATAAGTTCTGGAGTAAAAATGATGAAGGTAAAACGATTACGTATTACCAGGAACACGACAATAAGACATTTTACTATAACAGCAATGCGAAATTGACGTTTTATTTCAATGAAAATAATGAAGTGACTTCGTATAAGCAAACATATGTGGAGATCATCGATGAGCTCTCGGAAGCAGAAGAATTACTGCCGCCATTAAGGGCGGTGGAAACTCTATATAAAAAAGGTTTGATCAAGCCGAAGAGTAAAATTACCGATTTTAAATTAGGTTATTCCACTCTTGTTTCCCTGACTGCCTCACATGTTGTGACACCGACATGGAGGATTGAAGTCAATGGCAAGGAGAACCTTTTTGTACATGCATTCGAGGGTAGGGTCATCCCGTTGTCAGACGGAGAAATTAAAGTGACGGAGTGA
- a CDS encoding DegV family protein — translation MIKIMADSTCDLSDEVLKMYDISLAPLTINIEGKVYKDRVDIHPDEFYGMMEALPEFPTTGMPSPAEYQKIMNEAIEDGHKEIICICMSSGTSGAYQSAVLARDYFFEEYPNSNVKVHIVDSKSMSHGSGWLILKSALMRERGASFEEIVAFNEKYKTKVKHFLSVDDLDHLLKSGRLTNASAIIGKILMLKPIMSMKDGKGAIVGKERGLKRVLQHYTQEFIKRNDPKMTEFIILGYTSDHKVAENLKAKIQLDTDFKGDIHIMQMGVSVGTHVGLGAISMFFMEK, via the coding sequence ATGATAAAAATTATGGCTGATTCCACATGTGATTTATCTGATGAAGTACTAAAAATGTACGATATCAGCTTGGCACCCCTGACGATAAACATTGAGGGGAAAGTCTATAAAGACAGGGTCGATATCCATCCGGATGAATTTTATGGGATGATGGAAGCATTACCGGAGTTTCCAACGACAGGCATGCCTAGTCCAGCGGAGTACCAGAAAATAATGAATGAGGCTATTGAAGATGGCCATAAAGAAATAATTTGTATCTGCATGTCCAGCGGAACGAGCGGTGCATATCAATCAGCTGTTCTAGCCAGAGATTATTTTTTCGAGGAGTATCCAAATTCGAATGTCAAAGTACATATAGTAGATTCAAAAAGCATGAGCCATGGAAGCGGGTGGCTGATTTTGAAAAGTGCGTTGATGAGGGAGCGAGGAGCTTCGTTTGAAGAAATCGTTGCTTTTAACGAAAAGTATAAGACGAAGGTCAAACATTTTCTATCTGTTGATGATTTAGATCATTTATTAAAGAGCGGCAGACTCACCAATGCAAGTGCCATAATAGGCAAAATTTTAATGCTAAAGCCCATCATGTCGATGAAGGATGGAAAAGGGGCGATAGTGGGAAAAGAAAGAGGTTTAAAAAGAGTACTCCAGCATTACACGCAGGAATTTATAAAAAGAAATGACCCGAAAATGACGGAATTTATTATCCTTGGTTATACATCAGATCATAAAGTTGCAGAAAATCTTAAAGCTAAAATTCAACTTGATACAGATTTCAAAGGTGACATTCACATTATGCAAATGGGGGTATCAGTTGGAACCCATGTTGGTTTAGGGGCTATTTCTATGTTCTTTATGGAAAAGTAA